In a single window of the Rutidosis leptorrhynchoides isolate AG116_Rl617_1_P2 unplaced genomic scaffold, CSIRO_AGI_Rlap_v1 contig217, whole genome shotgun sequence genome:
- the LOC139881991 gene encoding protein NRT1/ PTR FAMILY 1.2-like produces the protein MATFYQLFVICSSLFLISVGSGVIKSSLLAFGADQLYSNNIHFPERASFSLDKYISRHYQVMLPAIFVGCTGVVCVQEQLGWKLGFGVSVVLLLFAVLSFFLVSPLYVKLKASKGMFFGLGRVIVNSIRNRNLKLPSEDIDGFYNAKEGSHLTIPSRNGFFLQVKTMDRHLTPKFEIPAGQFTSFPVFFSVIWLALYDHIILPFASKIFHKPVSLSIKTRMGIGLLCSSLIMALSAFIESLRRKAAIQEGYADKPHSVVDISVFWILPKFVLAGVGNAFIAVGQTESFSKSYLKACLVLHLCSLH, from the exons ATGGCAACATTCTACCAACTTTTTGTTATATGTTCTTCGCTATTTCTAATCTCAGTTGGGAGTGGTGTCATTAAGTCATCTTTATTAGCCTTTGGTGCTGATCAATTATATAGCAATAATATTCATTTCCCAGAAAGAGCATCATTTTCCTTGGATAAATACATTAGCCGGCACTACCAGGTGATGTTGCCTGCTATCTTTGTGGGATGCACTGGTGTTGTATGTGTTCAAGAACAGCTTGGATGGAAATTAGGTTTTGGAGTTTCTGTCGTTCTTCTCTTGTTTGCGGTACTCTCATTTTTCCTGGTGTCTCCACTTTATGTGAAGCTAAAAGCAAGCAAAGGCATGTTCTTTGGGTTAGGACGAGTGATTGTGAATTCTATTCGAAACAGAAATCTTAAGTTACCTTCAGAAGACATTGATGGATTTTATAATGCCAAAGAGGGATCACATCTCACTATACCAAGCA GAAATGGATTTTTCTTGCAGGTGAAGACCATGGACAGGCACCTTACACCCAAGTTTGAAATCCCGGCAGGCCAGTTTACCTCATTCCCAGTTTTCTTCTCCGTAATTTGGCTTGCTCTCTATGATCACATAATCCTACCCTTTGCATCAAAAATATTTCACAAACCAGTAAGTCTCAGCATTAAAACAAGAATGGGGATTGGTCTTCTGTGCTCCTCCTTGATTATGGCCTTATCAGCATTTATAGAGAGCCTCCGAAGAAAAGCTGCAATTCAGGAAGGTTATGCTGACAAACCTCATTCAGTTGTCGATATTTCTGTTTTTTGGATTCTGCCAAAGTTCGTACTTGCCGGCGTAGGAAATGCATTCATTGCCGTTGGACAGACTGAATCTTTTTCAAAGAGTTACCTAAAAGCATGCCTAGTATTGCATCTGTGCTCCCTGCATTAG
- the LOC139881992 gene encoding major pollen allergen Ole e 10-like — MGLGLVFPFRIQMLDHVLNAKVHDWHSVVGLSSKLASNTLSTRSNAISVEDKEDVAVPVNTQSPPEGNTTFLDGTTWCVALPGVPQIDLQNALDWACGVGMADCSAIQDGGSCYHPDTLVSHASFAFNTYYQQNGNSDIACNFGGTASLTKHDPSYGKCTYSASGTVSSSAPSNSKYQYPRSFMWWKFATILLFLFIRS; from the exons ATGGGGTTGGGTCTTGTTTTTCCGTTTCGAATCCAG ATGCTCGATCATGTTCTAAATG CAAAAGTACATGACTGGCATTCCGTTGTGGGTCTGTCATCAAAGCTTGCTAGTAACA CACTATCAACAAGATCCAATGCAATTTCGGTTGAAGACAAGGAAGACGTTGCAGTTCCGGTGAACACACAATCGCCACCGGAAGGGAACACGACTTTCCTAGACGGAACAACTTGGTGCGTGGCTCTTCCAGGGGTCCCACAGATAGACCTTCAGAATGCTCTAGATTGGGCTTGTGGGGTCGGGATGGCTGATTGCAGTGCGATTCAAGACGGAGGATCCTGTTACCATCCCGACACTCTTGTTTCTCATGCCTCTTTTGCTTTCAACACCTATTATCAGCAGAATGGCAATTCAGACATTGCTTGCAATTTCGGTGGAACTGCCTCGTTAACAAAACACGATCCTA GTTATGGCAAATGCACCTACTCTGCCTCCGG AacggtgagttcatctgctccttcAAATTCCAAGTATCAATATCCAAGAAGCTTTATGTGGTGGAAATTTGCAACTATTTTACTGTTTCTGTTCATCAGAAGCTGA
- the LOC139881998 gene encoding photosystem I reaction center subunit psaK, chloroplastic-like, translating into MASASLTTIPQFTGLRSQVSFAPTKGMAAVLPMKQSKGNGALGARCGDFIGSPTNLIMVTTTSLMLFAGRFGLAPSANRKATAGLKLEVRESGLQTGDPAGFTLADTLACGVVGHIIGVGIVLGLKNTGAL; encoded by the exons ATGGCAAGTGCTTCGTTGACAACTATCCCTCAGTTCACTGGGCTAAGATCCCAAGTATCTTTTGCCCCAACCAAGGGCATG GCAGCAGTGTTGCCGATGAAGCAAAGCAAGGGAAATGGAGCTCTAGGTGCTCGTTGCGGTGACTTCATTGGCTCACCCACAAATTTG ATAATGGTGACTACCACAAGCCTGATGTTATTCGCCGGGAGATTCGGGTTGGCTCCGTCGGCAAACAGGAAGGCGACTGCCGGATTGAAGCTTGAAGTGAGGGAGTCAGGCTTGCAGACCGGTGATCCGGCTGGTTTCACATTGGCTGATACTTTGGCTTGTGGCGTTGTTGGTCATATTATTGGCGTTGGAATTGTCCTTGGCCTTAAAAATACTGGTGCCCTGTAA